The following coding sequences lie in one Syngnathus scovelli strain Florida chromosome 1, RoL_Ssco_1.2, whole genome shotgun sequence genomic window:
- the etnppl gene encoding ethanolamine-phosphate phospho-lyase: MCAEKLAKAQTIDLRRKFIGPSCKIFFSDDPIKMVRARGQYMFDEKGQRYLDCINNVAHVGHCHPDVVSAGAQQMEMLNTNSRFLHDNLVLYAQRLQATLPPQLSVFYFVNSGSEANDLALRLARQYSGCQGIITLDNAYHGHVTSLIEISPYKLHHLAHAPLNPFVHVAPSPDVYRGKYKNDHPNPAKAYADEVRDIIRRVQSEGGKIAAFIAESLQSCGGQVIPPAGYFQQVAEHVRKAGGLFIADEVQVGFGRVGSHFWAFQLQGDDFVPDIVTMGKPIGNGHPMSCVVTTREVAEAFMSSGNEYFNTFGGNPVSCAIGLAVLDVIAKEDLQGKALRVGGYLTSLLEKQKEKHPLIGDIRGRGLFVGVELVRDRSKLTPATAEAQEVIYRLKEQRVLLSADGPHRNVLKFKPPLCFSTDDADFVVDKMDAILTEIETATGLTTANILNGGSG; this comes from the exons ATGTGCGCCGAGAAGTTGGCGAAAGCGCAGACGATCGACCTGAGGCGGAAGTTCATTGG GCCATCATGTAAAATATTCTTCAGTGATGACCCCATTAAAATGGTGCGCGCCAGGGGTCAGTACATGTTTGACGAGAAGGGTCAGCGCTACCTGGACTGCATCAATAACGTGGCGCACG TGGGTCACTGCCACCCAGATGTGGTTTCGGCCGGCGCGCAGCAGATGGAAATGCTCAACACCAACTCGCGCTTCCTCCACGACAACTTggtgctgtacgcacagcggctGCAGGCCACCTTGCCCCCTCAGCTCTCCGTCTTCTACTTTGTCAACTCGGG ATCGGAGGCCAACGACCTTGCGCTTCGCCTCGCCCGCCAATACTCAGGCTGCCAAGGAATCATCACCCTGGACAA CGCCTATCACGGCCACGTGACGTCTCTCATCGAAATCAGCCCCTACAAGTTGCACCATCTGGCGCACGCGCCGCTCAATCCATTTGTCCACGTG GCCCCGAGCCCGGACGTGTACAGAGGTAAATACAAAAATGACCACCCGAATCCGGCCAAAGCATACGCCGACGAAGTCCGAGATATCATCCGGCGAGTGCAATCGGAAGGAGGCAAG ATCGCCGCTTTTATCGCCGAGTCATTGCAAAGTTGCGGCGGGCAGGTTATCCCCCCTGCGGGCTATTTCCAGCAAGTGGCCGA GCACGTCCGTAAAGCAGGCGGACTCTTCATCGCCGATGAAGTCCAAGTGGGTTTCGGCCGGGTCGGCAGCCACTTTTGGGCCTTCCAGCTCCAGGGTGATGATTTTGTGCCCGACATCGTCACCATGGGCAAGCCCATCGGCAACGGGCACCCTATGTCGTGCGTTGTCACCACCAGGGAGGTGGCCGAGGCCTTCATGTCGTCGGGCAACGAGTATTTCAACACG TTCGGGGGTAACCCGGTGTCATGTGCCATCGGTCTGGCCGTCCTTGACGTGATTGCCAAGGAGGACCTGCAGGGTAAAGCCTTGCGTGTCGGTGGCTACCTGACCTCCCTGCTGGAAAAACAGAAGGAGAAGCACCCACTGATTGGTGATATTAG AGGTCGCGGTCTATTCGTGGGTGTGGAACTCGTGAGGGACAGATCCAAGCTCACACCCGCGACGGCAGAGGCCCAAGAGGTCATATATCG GTTGAAGGAACAGCGCGTGCTGCTGAGCGCCGACGGGCCGCACCGTAACGTGCTCAAGTTTAAGCCCCCCTTGTGCTTCAGTACCGATGACGCCGACTTTGTGGTGGACAAAATGGATGCCATTCTCACAG AAATCGAAACAGCCACAGGTTTGACCACTGCCAACATACTGAATG GTGGCAGTGGGTAA
- the ostc gene encoding oligosaccharyltransferase complex subunit ostc, translating to METLYSIPFTVLECPNVKLKKPSWLHMPSAMSVYALVILSYFLITGGIIYDVIVEPPSVGSMTDEHGHQRPVAFLAYRVNGQYIMEGLASSFLFTMGGLGFIILDRSNAPNIPKLNRFLLLFIGFVSVVLSFFMARVFMRMKLPGYLMG from the exons ATGGAGACTTTGTACAGCATCCCGTTCACTGTGCTCGAATGTCCCAACGTGAAGCTGAAGAAGCCGTCTTGGCTGCACATGCCGTCGGCTATGAGCGTTTACGCGCTCGTCATCCTTTCGTACTTTCTCATCACCGGAG GTATCATCTATGACGTGATCGTGGAGCCGCCGAGCGTGGGCTCGATGACGGACGAGCACGGACACCAGCGGCCGGTGGCGTTTCTGGCGTACAG GGTGAACGGCCAGTACATCATGGAGGGCCTGGCCTCCAGCTTCCTGTTCACCATGGGAGGCCTGGGCTTCATCATCCTGGACCGCTCCAATGCACCCAACATCCCCAAGCTCAACCGCTTCCTGTTGCTCTTCATCGGCTTTGTCAGTGTCGTCCTCAGCTTCTTCATGGCTCGGGTTTTCATGCGCATGAAGTTGCC GGGATATCTCATGGGATAA
- the rpl34 gene encoding large ribosomal subunit protein eL34, producing MVQRLTYRRRLSYNTASNKTRLSRTPGNRIVYLYTKKRGKAPKSACGISPGRLRGVRAVRPQVLMRLSKTKKHVSRAYGGSMCAKSVRDRIKRAFLIEEQKIVVKVLKAQAQSQKSK from the exons ATGGTGCAGCGCCTGACTTACCGACGTAGGTTGTCCTACAACACGGCGTCCAACAAGACCAGACT GTCCCGAACGCCTGGCAACCGCATCGTGTACCTGTACACCAAGAAGAGGGGCAAAGCCCCCAAGTCAGCGTGTGGCATCTCCCCAGGAAGACTGCGCGGA GTCCGGGCTGTGAGACCTCAGGTTCTTATGAGGCTCTCCAAGACCAAGAAGCACGTCAGCAGGGCTTATGGAGGCTCCATGTGCGCCAAGTCTGTGCGTGACAG GATCAAGCGTGCTTTCCTGATCGAGGAACAAAAGATCGTCGTCAAGGTGCTCAAGGCGCAAGCACAGAGCCAGAAGTCAAAGTAA